The genomic stretch CAGCAGCCGGTTCGTCCGCTCCAGCTCTTCGGTCATCCGCAGCCGCTCAGTGATCTCCCGTGCGATGCCGCCGATGGCCATCACCTGCCCGGCTTCATCCCGCACCGGGAAGAGCGACAGCTCAACGTCGATGATACGGCCGTCGCGTGCCCGCCGCCGCGTCGTGACCTGCACGTGTTCACCCCGCTTCACCCGCTCCGTCAGCTCGCGGACCTCGTCCTCCCGCCCGGGCGGGGCCAGCACGTCCGCAGTCCGGCCGATCATCTCGGCGGCCGTCCAGCCGTACAGCGCCTCCGCGCCGCGGTTCCAGCTCAGGATCCGCCCTTCCAGGTCGCGGCTCACGATCGCGTCACCGGCCGACTCCACGATCGCCGCCAGCCGGGCGTGCTCGCGCTCCGCAGCCACCCGTGCGCTGATGTCGCGGAAGAGGAACCGCACCCCGGTCGGCACACCCCGGGCATCGACGATGTACGAACCCTGCGCCTCGATCGGGAAGCGCGAACCGTCCTTCCGGATCGCCGTGAACCGGTGCACCTGCTGGCCCGGGCGCCGCTCATACGGCAGCCCCTTGTGCACCGTGCCGGCGAAGTCCTCCTCGCCCGCCCGGAGCGCGCGCCGCCAGCTCTCCTCGTCGACCACCTGGTAGCCGTACAGCCCGGCCAGCACATCCTCCACCGTGTACCCCAGCAGCACCTCGGCCAGCCGGTTCATCGAGGTCACCCGGGCCGAAGGGAGCTCGAACTCGATGAGCGCCTCGGGCAGGTGGTAGCGGAACTGCTCGTATTCAGCCGAGAGCTCAAGGTACCGCTGCACAAGAAGCTCGGGTGTCTCGAGGTCAGCCGGGTTCGTCACGCAGGGCCTGCCCGGGCTCGTGGTCGTCCCCCCGCCGGCGCGCCGGAGCCCTGTGGCGGCCAGCAGCCATAGCGTACCGCCCCGGGCTCGCCCCTCGCACTCAGGGTTTTCCCGCAGTCCCGCGACGGCCACGGGTTCGACACCCGCGCGCCGCCGGCCAGACAATCCCGCCATGACCATCACCCACGAGGCGCTGCGCGAGGCCTTCCGCGCCCGCGGCCGCCAGCTCTGGCTCGTCGGCGGCGCCCTCCGCGACCGCCTCCTCGGCATCCCGTCGAAGGATATCGACTACGCCACCGACGCCCTCCCCGACGAAATCGAGGAGATCGCCCGCTCCCTCGGCGCGAAGGTGAGCACCGTCGGCAAGCGGTTCGGCACCATCGGCGTCCTCGTCGAGGACACGTGGGTCGAAATCACCACCTTCCGCGGCGACAGCTACGCCGGCGGCAGCCGCTGGCCCGAGGTCACCTTCGGCCGCACCATCGAAGAGGACCTCGCCCGGCGCGACTTCACCATTACCGCCTTCGCCGAAAACGCCCACACCGGCGAGTGGCTCGACCTCTTCGGCGGCGAGGCCGACCTCCGCGCAGGCATCATCCGCGCCGTCGGCGACCCGGCCACCCGCTTCCGCGAAGACCCCCTCCGCATCCTGCGCGGCGTCCGCTTCGTCAGCCAGCTCGGCTTCCGGCTCGACCCGGCCACTGCCGCCGGGATGCGCGAAACCGCCCACCTCATCGCCACCCTCTCGCAGGAGCGCGTTACCGCCGAGCTCGACAAGCTCCTGCAGGGGCGGGCCCCGGCGGCCGGCCTCGAGGCCCTCCGCGAGGTCGGCGCTCTTCCCCACGCCCTCCCCGAGCTGGCCGCCATGCCCGGCTGCGAGCAGAACCGCTTCCACAGGTTCGATGTCTGGGGCCACACGCTCGCGACCGTCGAGGCGATCGCCGCCACGCCGGAGACGCTCCGCCTGCGCCGCTGGGCAGCGCTC from Tepidiforma thermophila encodes the following:
- a CDS encoding CCA tRNA nucleotidyltransferase, with amino-acid sequence MTITHEALREAFRARGRQLWLVGGALRDRLLGIPSKDIDYATDALPDEIEEIARSLGAKVSTVGKRFGTIGVLVEDTWVEITTFRGDSYAGGSRWPEVTFGRTIEEDLARRDFTITAFAENAHTGEWLDLFGGEADLRAGIIRAVGDPATRFREDPLRILRGVRFVSQLGFRLDPATAAGMRETAHLIATLSQERVTAELDKLLQGRAPAAGLEALREVGALPHALPELAAMPGCEQNRFHRFDVWGHTLATVEAIAATPETLRLRRWAALLHDIGKPAVRHRKPNGEWGFYRHEVVGAELAAALLERLRLGRAESHVVVLLVRRHMDRPDPADRRAVRRFMAKLGGHWRDLLALKRADNASHTYDDTAYHDALEAACLRAEQEEAEAIRAESPLSGDELVRMFDRPPGPWVGVIKRQLGAMVLDGELAPGDKEAAARIARRLMGRD